In one window of Camelina sativa cultivar DH55 chromosome 15, Cs, whole genome shotgun sequence DNA:
- the LOC104746960 gene encoding dihydroxy-acid dehydratase, chloroplastic: MQATIFSPRATLFPCKPLHPSHNVNSRNRPSTFSCSVQSVTADPSPPATDANKLNKYSSRITEPKSQGGSQAILHGVGLSDDDLLKPQVGISSVWYEGNTCNMHLLKLSEAVKEGVQNAGMVGFRFNTIGVSDAISMGTRGMCFSLQSRDLIADSIETVMSAQWYDGNISIPGCDKNMPGTIMAMGRLNRPGIMVYGGTIKPGHFQEKTYDIVSAFQSYGEFVSGSISDEQRKTVLHHSCPGAGACGGMYTANTMASAIEAMGMSLPYSSSIPAEDPLKLDECRLAGKYLLELLRMDLKPRDIITPKSLRNAMVTVMALGGSTNAVLHLIAIARSVGLELTLDDFQKVSDAVPFLADLKPSGKYVMEDIHKIGGTPAVLRFLLEHGFMDGDCMTVTGQTLAQNLENVPSLSEGQEIIRPVSNPIKETGHIQILRGDLAPDGSVAKITGKEGLYFSGPALVFEGEESMLAAISADPMSFKGTVVVIRGEGPKGGPGMPEMLTPTSAIMGAGLGKECALLTDGRFSGGSHGFVVGHICPEAQEGGPIGLIENGDIITIDIGKKRIDTQVSPEEMNERRKKWTAPAYKVNRGVLYKYIKNVQSASDGCVTDE; the protein is encoded by the exons ATGCAAGCCACCATCTTCTCCCCACGCGCCACCCTCTTCCCCTGTAAACCTCTCCACCCTTCCCACAATGTCAACTCTCGCAACCGCCCCTCAACCTTCTCCTGCTCTGTTCAATCCGTGACCGCTGATCCTTCCCCACCCGCCACTGACGCCAACAAGCTCAACAAGTACAGCTCGAGAATCACCGAACCCAAATCCCAAGGTGGGTCTCAAGCGATTCTTCACGGTGTGGGTTTGTCAGACGACGATTTGCTGAAACCCCAAGTTGGTATCTCGTCGGTGTGGTACGAAGGGAACACTTGTAATATGCATTTGCTGAAGTTGTCTGAGGCTGTGAAAGAAGGAGTTCAAAACGCTGGGATGGTTGGGTTTAGGTTTAATACGATTGGTGTTAGTGATGCTATCTCGATGGGAACGAGAGGGATGTGTTTTAGTTTGCAGTCTAGGGATTTGATTGCTGATAGTATTGAGACTGTAATGAGTGCTCAGTGGTATGATGGCAACATATCTATTCCTGGTTGTGATAAAAAT ATGCCTGGAACTATTATGGCTATGGGAAGGCTTAACAGACCAGGCATTATGGTTTATGGTGGAACCATTAAG CCTGGCCATTTTCAAGAAAAGACGTATGACATAGTATCTGCTTTCCAG AGTTATGGAGAATTTGTTAGTGGTTCTATAAGTGATGAACAGAGAAAGACTGTCCTCCATCATTCATGTCCTGGAGCTGGAGCCTGTGGTGGTATGTACACAGCTAACACAATGGCTTCTGCAATCGAAGCCATGGGAATGTCCCTTCCTTACAG CTCTTCGATACCAGCTGAAGACCCATTAAAATTGGACGAGTGCCGTTTAGCTGGTAAATATCTTTTAGAATTGCTAAGAATGGACTTGAAACCACGGGATATTATCACTCCAAAATCACTTCGTAATGCAATGGTTACTGTCATGGCCCTTGGAGGATCGACAAATGCTGTATTGCATCTAATTGCTATTGCAAG GTCTGTTGGTTTGGAGTTGACCCTTGATGATTTTCAGAAGGTCAGCGATGCGGTTCCGTTTCTGGCAGATCTGAAACCCAGTGGGAAATATGTTATGGAGGATATACATAAG ATTGGTGGCACACCAGCTGTTCTTCGCTTTCTATTAGAGCATGGATTTATGGATGGGGATTGTATGACAG TCACAGGGCAGACTTTGgctcaaaatttagaaaacgtCCCCAGCTTAAGTGAAGGGCAG GAGATAATTAGACCTGTGTCAAATCCAATCAAGGAGACTGGACACATACAAATCTTGCGAGGAGACCTTGCACCAGATGGTTCTGTAGCAAAAATTACCGGCAAAGAGGGATTATATTTCTCTG GTCCTGCGCTTGTATTTGAAGGAGAGGAATCTATGCTTGCTGCTATATCAGCAGACCCAATGAGTTTTAAG GGAACAGTGGTTGTTATCAGAGGAGAGGGGCCTAAAGGAGGTCCAGGTATGCCTGAGATGTTGACACCAACAAGTGCAATAATGGGTGCCGGTCTTGGAAAG GAATGTGCATTACTGACTGATGGTAGGTTCTCTGGTGGGTCACACGGTTTTGTTGTTGGCCACATTTGCCCTGAAGctcag GAGGGTGGTCCGATCGGTCTGATAGAGAATGGAGACATAATCACCATTGACATAGGAAAGAAGAGAATAGACACACAAGTTTCACCCGAAGAAATGAATGAGCGTAGAAAGAAATGGACTGCTCCTGCATACAAGGTTAACCGCGGAGTTCTATACAAG TACATCAAGAACGTGCAATCGGCTTCAGATGGATGTGTGACTGATGAGTAA